A single window of Drosophila suzukii chromosome 3, CBGP_Dsuzu_IsoJpt1.0, whole genome shotgun sequence DNA harbors:
- the Mcm7 gene encoding DNA replication licensing factor Mcm7, whose amino-acid sequence MARRDYAQDRESIKTFLSEFCKCDDDGKKEFVYGSQLVKLAHREQVLITIDLDDLAEFNESLAEAVIDNCRRYASIFSDVIAELLPSYKQQEVHAKDALDVYIEHRLMMETRTRNPMEQRDERNSFPAELMKRFEVGFKPLSTEKAHSIREVKAQHIGKLVTVRGIVTRCTEVKPMMVVATYTCDRCGSETYQPVNSLSFTPVHDCPSDDCRVNKAGGRLYLQTRGSKFVKFQEVKMQEHSDQVPVGHIPRSMTIMCRGEVTRMAQPGDHIVVSGVFLPLMRTGFAQMLQGLLSETFLQAHRIICINKNDEISDKDAELTPDELEELAQDDFYERLATSLAPEIYGHLDVKKALLLLLVGGVDKRPDGMKIRGNINICLMGDPGVAKSQLLGYISRLAIRSQYTTGRGSSGVGLTAAVMKDPLTGEMTLEGGALVLADQGVCCIDEFDKMADQDRTAIHEVMEQQTISIAKAGIMTTLNARVSILAAANPAFGRYNPRRTVEQNIQLPAALLSRFDLLWLIQDRPDRDNDLRLAKHITYVHSHSKQPPTRVKALDMNLMRRYINLCKRKNPTIPDELTDYIVGAYVELRREARNQKDMTFTSARNLLGILRLSTALARLRLSDSVEKDDVAEALRLLEMSKDSLNQIHEHQKGHVPNTSDRIFAIVRELAGSGKAVKIADIMDRCTTKGFKPDQVDKCIDDYEELNVWQVNMGRTKITFM is encoded by the exons ATGGCTCGACGAGACTATGCCCAGGATCGAG AATCCATCAAGACTTTTTTGTCGGAATTCTGCAAGTGCGACGACGACGGCAAGAAGGAGTTCGTCTACGGCTCGCAGCTGGTGAAGCTGGCCCATCGGGAGCAAGTACTGATCACCATCGATCTGGATGACCTGGCCGAGTTCAACGAGAGCCTCGCGGAAGCGGTGATCGACAATTGCCGGCGGTATGCGTCCATTTTCAGCGATGTGATTGCCGAACTCTTGCCCAGCTACAAGCAGCAGGAGGTCCATGCCAAGGACGCACTGGATGTGTACATCGAGCACCGCCTGATGATGGAGACCCGCACCCGGAATCCGATGGAGCAGCGCGACGAACGAAACAGCTTCCCCGCGGAACTGATGAAGCGATT CGAGGTGGGCTTCAAACCACTGTCCACCGAGAAGGCGCACTCCATTCGCGAGGTAAAGGCCCAGCATATTGGCAAGCTGGTCACAGTGCGTGGCATCGTGACCCGCTGCACGGAGGTCAAGCCCATGATGGTGGTGGCCACCTATACCTGCGATCGATGTGGCTCGGAGACCTATCAGCCTGTCAACTCTTTGTCCTTTACGCCCGTTCACGATTGCCCCTCGGATGATTGCCGAGTGAACAAGGCGGGAGGCAGGCTGTACTTGCAGACCCGTGGCTCTAAGTTCGTCAAGTTCCAGGAGGTCAAGATGCAGGAGCACAGCGACCAGGTGCCAGTGGGTCACATTCCTCGCAGCATGACAATTATGTGCAGGGGTGAGGTCACTCGCATGGCCCAGCCTGGAGATCATATCGTGGTGTCCGGAGTGTTTTTGCCTCTGATGCGCACTGGCTTCGCACAGATGCTCCAAGGTCTGCTTTCGGAGACATTCCTGCAAGCTCAC CGCATCATTTGCATTAACAAAAACGACGAGATCTCGGACAAGGATGCCGAGCTGACCCCCGACGAACTAGAGGAGTTGGCCCAGGATGACTTTTACGAGCGCCTGGCAACCAGCTTGGCCCCCGAAATCTACGGCCATCTGGACGTGAAGAAGgcgctgctgctcctcctcgttGGAGGTGTGGACAAACGTCCCGACGGCATGAAGATTCGTGGCAACATCAACATCTGTCTGATGGGAGATCCTGGTGTGGCAAAGTCGCAGCTGCTGGGCTACATCAGTCGATTGGCTATTCGCTCGCAGTACACAACAGGACGTGGATCCTCGGGCGTTGGTCTTACGGCCGCGGTGATGAAGGATCCACTTACAGGTGAGATGACTTTGGAGGGAGGAGCTCTGGTGCTAGCTGATCAGGGAGTTTGCTGTATCGACGAGTTCGATAAGATGGCGGATCAGGATCGTACAGCCATTCACGAGGTGATGGAGCAGCAGACCATCTCGATAGCCAAGGCTGGCATCATGACCACCCTGAATGCGCGCGTATCCATTCTGGCCGCTGCCAATCCCGCCTTTGGCCGCTACAATCCTCGTCGCACCGTGGAGCAGAACATCCAGCTGCCGGCCGCCCTGCTATCGCGTTTCGATCTTCTGTGGCTCATCCAGGACAGGCCAGATCGGGACAACGATCTGCGACTGGCCAAGCACATCACCTATGTGCATAGCCACAGCAAACAGCCGCCGACTCGTGTCAAGGCATTAGACATGAATCTCATGCGGCGCTACATTAACCTATGCAAGCGCAAAAACCCAACCATTCCGGATGAGCTTACCGACTACATTGTGGGCGCCTATGTGGAGCTGCGTAGGGAGGCACGCAACCAGAAGGACATGACCTTCACATCGGCCCGTAACTTGCTGGGAATCCTGCGCCTGTCCACCGCTTTGGCTAGGTTACGTCTTTCCGATAGCGTGGAGAAGGATGATGTGGCTGAGGCACTGCGTCTGCTGGAGATGTCCAAGGACTCGCTTAACCAAATCCATGAGCACCAGAAGGGACA TGTTCCCAACACTTCGGATCGCATTTTCGCCATTGTCCGTGAGCTCGCAGGCTCTGGAAAGGCGGTCAAGATCGCCGACATCATGGACCGCTGCACCACCAAGGGCTTCAAACCCGACCAGGTGGACAAATGCATTGACGACTACGAGGAACTTAATGTATGGCAAGTCAACATGGGTCGCACAAAAATCACTTTTATGTAG
- the LOC108013234 gene encoding uncharacterized protein has protein sequence MFKELVLWMHRMAHDFCLARPVTPPPRHGCRVPVQNGFFANLIFFVAIVTPLYFCLLKDVIAMITGPKKR, from the exons atgtttAAGGAGCTCGTTTTGTGGATGCATCGTATGGCCCACGACTTTTGCTTGGCTCGTCCAGTGACTCCGCCACCTCGGCAT GGCTGTCGTGTGCCAGTGCAGAATGGATTCTTCGCCAATTTGATATTCTTTGTTGCCATTGTGACGCCGCTGTACTTTTGCCTGCTGAAGGATGTGATAGCCATGATCACTGGGCCCAAGAAGCGCTAG